The Falco cherrug isolate bFalChe1 chromosome 6, bFalChe1.pri, whole genome shotgun sequence genome window below encodes:
- the RP1L1 gene encoding retinitis pigmentosa 1-like 1 protein isoform X2, with protein sequence MNQMPDDYLSTTSSYNYEQPFPTVARTSTVTRVPPAKKITFFKSGDPQFAGVKMAINQRSFKSFNALMDDLSHRVPLPFGVRTITTPRGIHCISELDQLEDGGCYLCSDKKYVKPINITSVGHRPGPPRNGRPSSTMRRAAQEGKLEDYSAPFTHHGPRIPKKITLVKNGESGFRRSIILNRRNARSFKTLLDEISEILQFPVKKLYTADGKKIDSMQALLHCPSVLVCVGREPFKPVSMENLRKHSVEKLPNLAPRSNGNNVNENNEMNFGLEAKKSVIHPRSASSNRSMRFSLSSEKSYPNGLAASPDNGAPFSNGCSHSKPGDLVHSLVNDDIEKRVHVNKDGSLSVEMKVRFRLLNDETLQWSTQIRKSNLMNQMPCQESGVEEDSGVDPIQKMNPEASSEADESLYPCDIDSYMSKLEESECDEAHCHSCGKKHQDYDIWKNPMHTSQREEPRVQSTWHTRSSCSSTSSRRRVVHRKMASMDSLHTTSSEEFSEHIVQESSSYSETIENRVAYRSIKKCMCRSDLSTGASNGEDQQEYTRTSTGNSQRPSSLGLMSHSSCENNLDTQDAPEDHEASKKNLQNEDESCSEVSSVKCLKDDMEEVESSRVASVMSGSSLQSRQSKKNVCEETSSVGRSMSSSSLQNTNQENNTKCSTPASSVHSKSSNCATPRAKSEQGDHSDDNVVSSFSSESCPKKEDEDAEAEQGENEINDVSSVSAKTKPSQSVRDESSDSERCSTQGTSHSRASDRHSKRSDSNEIVLCNASCSSKGSKKSKHSYINVDAQSEMSVSSLESTWNKKKNSLHADDARSCSRASNYSKSSCEIKKKSVGDAMSHRSGSLHSNISFTSEAEVIAGFTEEKSLKSTTNAYSESSKGSKKRSHREENSKTPSLCSSVSSPNEKAGEGRSKINSEATSRQGSMSESVCSKSVHSTGTGIRNGNPASVFSRASSKSEVKGKCSLTQTSQESNDRYSQSNVSQSSKARPRKTTNLHVKMSNSSRASLSENLSVCSMHCPVPPKGKPNSNKIRSNMLKNSSISSIGTESVLTTGKEQKEIVDSSKATSYGSKSAATEINDQENKEIDDSCNRKVEEELEDTGVQEEGSDLMPSALPNTSPEEVVQEWLSKIPSETLLMKYEMEDGAEEECNEATTEVSNSINTEEISENEKAEKKNVEEAENEAKGEEGQETEEGTAINEEAEVCVNQEESPEALSEAAKADQAECSQSVTSSQNNNRRDLPTSVKTSVQIMKALLSSKHETKFDRSHSLPEVSPTMGRKLSNSANILITCLASLQLLDENSEDPSDTSKYLNKSRYMELLNIFQALWFGCTAEKSGPSSGQEASEQAKTASGFKSPKSVDYDFTPLSSSGVDVSSGSGGSVEDSTAGAKDCALMAQKTAGFKSVEPVENVETGTELTEAEGQSKEEELSSRPSTACSKSKGEEKAQSTRGSSVIQEAEENKEDQCSNCENGQEEGGEGGNQENSKLTESGEQEAEAVNDELPKENLEEEADQLATTDDANVNDADCGTELKAAVEEQLGEESPNDPESKVDMTTSMDTTLVQQKSADPDPVWVLRLLKKIEKEFMAHYVSAMNEFKVRWNLQNNQQTDKMILELKEEVSKRIQRSIEKELRKIKTRAGKNMPRPPDEPLKHESTLQIEQRRRRLQTIHKMSLFSEKNGTQTRTQRLESTSDLPFDVDEDIAFDAAFEASTSTQSSEEEYCPCDSCLRKKMASKPIRNPVVATNAPIMKAFDLQQILRLKKNDNEEACVSEAAQDTKTIPSSSMEEAAENGNPKEENDAGELQPNEMEVESNEEKEAELNDVGSSALNGDGEGPETAESQNCEMEDEETKEEENEEAEEVGEETKEREEEEDEAKEEEEEKEEEEITKAEEEETKEEEGETKEKEDEELKEEAAEEVEIKEEEEKQEEGKEAEEEETKEEEEEEEEGEVEEEEEVKEEDEETKEEEEGVKEEEEETKEEEEEEEEVKVEEEETKEEEEGEGEGEGEEEETKEEEEEVKEEEEETKGEEEEEVKEEETKEEDEEVKEKEEEKKEEQEEVEEDEVETKEEEKEEVKENEEETKEEEEEEVEEDEEEKKDEGEEVKEDEEEKKDEGEEVDEDEEETKEEEEEEVKEDEEEKKEEEEEVEKDEEETNEEEEEEVKEDEEEKKEEEEEVEKDEEETKEEEEGVKEEDEGKKEDEDVKDEEETKEEEKVQEEEDVTKEDEEAKEDEEETKPEEQEVEEEEENPKEEEEEAKEEEEINKEEKEANGEEEDKEDTQNEEQEAEEKSKAEDEADNEAEEAEEPEDEDIGADDVEEMDKCRGDAGSGTDNNPEDVAEGNEEAEQDEAEAVEDTNPESEGESCSAEENNSEGDDKYDENDEKPTSDNPDKAHEKHEDKGNNKVSESASKIKGKKTNKRLETLNKTAAYSCYSSVRSFSHKSQKGSEDEEECKDDTDFVNNHPNGEAQTDESSKPSQMYPDSEEEEEDKASSCTDPLGDEDPADAEGIGAKEVEHTDEVQASKKKEDSDHIDQDDLDF encoded by the exons ATCGACAGCATGCAGGCTCTGCTTCACTGCCCCAGCGTGCTGGTGTGTGTCGGTCGGGAGCCATTTAAACCTGTATCGATGGAGAATTTGCGGAAACACTCAGTGGAGAAGCTGCCCAACCTGGCTCCCCGTTCCAACGGCAACAATGtcaatgaaaacaatgaaa TGAACTTTGGACTGGAAGCCAAAAAAAGTGTTATCCATCCACGGTCAGCATCAAGCAATAGGTCAATGAGATTTTCTTTATCATCAGAAAAGTCGTATCCTAATGGTCTTGCTGCCTCACCAGATAATGGTGCACCTTTCTCAAACGGTTGCTCACATTCAAAACCTGGAGACCTGGTCCATTCCTTGGTCAACGATGACATAGAAAAACGGGTGCATGTGAACAAGGATGGAAGCTTGTCCGTTGAGATGAAAGTCCGTTTCCGCTTGCTAAATGATGAGACTTTGCAGTGGTCCACTCAGATCAGAAAGTCCAATCTGATGAACCAGATGCCTTGCCAAGAGTCAGGCGTAGAGGAGGACAGTGGAGTAGACCCCATACAGAAAATGAACCCAGAAGCCAGCTCAGAGGCAGATGAATCATTATATCCCTGTGATATTGATTCTTACATGTCAAAACTTGAGGAATCAGAATGTGATGAGGCTCATTGTCACAGCTGTGGAAAGAAACACCAGGACTATGACATTTggaaaaaccccatgcacacaTCCCAGAGGGAAGAGCCCAGAGTACAAAGCACCTGGCACACACGGTCATCATGCTCCAGCACATCTTCCCGGAGGAGAGTAGTCCACAGAAAAATGGCATCCATGGATAGCCTCCACACCACGTCCAGTGAGGAATTCTCTGAGCACATTGTGCAAGAGTCCTCATCCTACTCAGAGACTATAGAGAACAGAGTGGCATACCGATCCATTAAAAAGTGTATGTGTCGAAGTGATCTGTCTACAGGTGCTTCCAATGGAGAGGACCAACAAGAATACACTCGGACAAGCACGGGCAATAGTCAGAGACCTTCATCCTTGGGTTTAATGTCACATTCAAGCTGTGAAAACAACCTGGATACTCAAGACGCCCCTGAAGACCATGAGgccagcaaaaaaaatttacaaaatgaaGATGAAAGTTGTTCTGAAGTTTCCTCTGTGAAATGTCTAAAGGATGATATGGAAGAGGTTGAAAGCAGCAGAGTTGCGAGTGTCATGTCAGGATCTTCTCTGCAGTCCAGACAGAGCAAGAAGAATGTATGTGAGGAAACAAGTAGTGTGGGTAGGAGCATGTCCTCCTCAAGCCTTCAGAACACAAATCAAGAAAATAACACTAAGTGCTCTACTCCTGCCAGCAGTGTGCACAGCAAGTCTAGCAACTGTGCTACGCCAAGAGCAAAGAGCGAACAGGGTGACCACTCTGATGACAATGTAGTCTCCTCCTTCTCCAGTGAGTCCTGCCCTAAGAAAGAGGATGAAGACGCTGAAGCAgaacaaggagaaaatgaaatcaatGATGTCAGCTCAGTGTCAGCAAAAACAAAGCCCAGCCAATCAGTTAGAGATGAAAGCAGTGACAGTGAACGATGCTCTACGCAAGGAACCTCCCATTCCAGAGCTAGTGACAGGCACAGCAAGAGAAGTGACAGCAATGAGATCGTTCTGTGCAATGCCTCTTGCTCTTCCAAAGGATCCAAAAAGAGCAAACACAGCTATATTAATGTGGATGCACAGTCTGAAATGTCTGTGTCATCACTTGAATCCACTtggaataaaaagaagaatTCCCTACATGCAGATGATGCGAGATCATGCAGCAGGGCATCTAATTACTCCAAAAGCTCAtgtgaaatcaagaaaaaatcTGTCGGAGACGCCATGTCTCATAGGTCAGGTTCTCTTCACTCCAACATTTCATTTACTAGTGAAGCAGAGGTAATTGCAGGTTTTACTGAGGAGAAAAGCTTGAAAAGTACAACCAATGCCTACAGTGAATCCTCAAAAGGCTCAAAGAAGAGAAGCCATAGAGAAGAAAATAGCAAGACACCTTCCCTCTGCTCGAGCGTTTCAAGCCCTAATGAAAAAGCTGGAGAGGGTCGTTCCAAGATTAATTCAGAGGCCACTTCAAGACAGGGAAGTATGAGTGAGAGTGTTTGTTCAAAAAGTGTCCACTCAACTGGGACTGGCATTAGGAATGGAAATCCTGCAAGTGTCTTTTCAAGAGCCTCTTCTAAGTCAGAAGTAAAAGGTAAATGTTCATTGACACAGACATCCCAGGAAAGTAACGATAGGTATTCACAGTCAAACGTATCTCAATCTTCAAAAGCAAGGCCAAGAAAAACTACAAATCTTCATGTGAAGATGTCAAACTCCAGCCGAGCGTCATTGTCTGAGAATTTGTCGGTATGTAGTATGCATTGCCCTGTCCCACCAAAAGGGAAACCGAACAGCAACAAAATACGTTCAAACATGTTGAAGAATTCCTCCATTAGCAGCATAGGTACTGAGTCAGTGCTGACCacaggaaaagagcagaaagaaattgTAGATTCCTCCAAAGCCACTTCCTATGGGTCTAAATCAGCTGCGACTGAAATAAATGATCAGGAGAATAAAGAGATTGATGATTCTTGCAACAGAAAAGTTGAGGAAGAGTTAGAAGACACAGGCgtgcaggaggaagggagcGATTTAATGCCATCTGCTCTACCAAATACATCTCCAGAAGAAGTTGTGCAAGAATGGCTAAGTAAAATCCCGTCAGAAACATTGCTTATGAAATATGAAATGGAGGACGGTGCAGAAGAGGAATGTAATGAGGCAACCACCGAGGTATCGAACAGTATAAATACAGAGGAAATCTCAGAGAatgaaaaagctgagaaaaagaatGTGGAGGAGGCTGAAAATGAGGCAAAGGGTGAAGAGGGACAAGAGACAGAAGAAGGCACTGCTATTAATGAAGAGGCTGAAGTATGCGTGAATCAGGAAGAAAGCCCTGAGGCTTTGTCCGAAGCTGCCAAAGCTGACCAGGCAGAATGCAGCCAGTCAGTTACATCCAGCCAAAATAACAACAGAAGAGACCTTCCAACCTCTGTCAAGACTTCTGTCCAGATCATGAAGGCCTTGCTCAGttcaaaacatgaaacaaaatttgACCGATCACACAGTTTGCCTGAAGTGTCCCCCACTATGGGAAGAAAACTGAGTAACTCTGCCAACATTTTGATTACTTGTCTTGCCAGTCTCCAGCTCCTTGATGAAAATTCAGAAGATCCATCAGATAcatcaaaatatttgaataagTCGAGGTATATGGAGctgctaaatatttttcaggccCTGTGGTTTGgatgcacagctgaaaaaagtgGTCCAAGTTCAGGTCAAGAGGCAAGTGAGCAGGCAAAAACAGCCTCTGGGTTTAAATCCCCCAAATCTGTAGATTATGACTTCACCCCCCTGTCCTCCTCTGGGGTCGATGTTAGCAGTGGTTCTGGTGGCTCAGTAGAAGACAGTACCGCTGGTGCCAAGGACTGTGCCTTAATGGCACAGAAAACTGCTGGATTCAAATCAGTTGAACCAGTGGAAAATGTAGAGACTGGCACGGAACTGACTGAGGCTGAGGGGCAAAGTAAGGAGGAAGAGCTGTCATCCCGACCTTCCACAGCCTGTTCAAAATCAAAAGGTGAGGAAAAAGCACAGTCTACTAGAGGGAGCTCTGTAATTCAGGAGGCAGAAGAGAATAAGGAAGATCAGTGCAGTAACTGTGAAAATGGtcaggaggaagggggagaaggtggaaaccaagaaaacagcaaattaaCTGAAAGTGGAGAACAAGAAGCTGAAGCTGTGAATGATGAACttccaaaagaaaatcttgaagAGGAAGCTGATCAGCTAGCCACTACGGATGATGCAAATGTCAATGATGCTGATTGTGGGAcagagctgaaagcagctgTAGAAGAACAGCTTGGAGAAGAGTCTCCAAATGACCCAGAGTCCAAAGTCGATATGACCACCAGTATGGACACAACCCTTGTCCAGCAGAAGTCAGCGGATCCAGACCCAGTTTGGGTCCTGagactgcttaaaaaaattGAGAAGGAATTCATGGCTCACTATGTCAGTGCCATGAATGAATTCAAAGTCAGGTGGAACCTGCAGAACAATCAGCAGACAGATAAAATGATACTAGAGCTGAAGGAGGAAGTGAGTAAAAGGATACAAAGAAGCATAGAGAAAGAGCTGAGGAAGATCAAAACCAGAGCAGGAAAGAATATGCCAAGACCTCCAGATGAACCACTCAAGCATGAGTCAACACTCCAAATTGAGCAGAGGAGACGGCGATTGCAAACTATACATAAAATGTCACTCTTCAGTGAGAAGAATGGAACCCAGACTAGAACCCAGAGGCTAGAGAGCACATCAGACTTACCATTTGACGTAGATGAAGATATAGCATTTGATGCAGCATTTGAGGCCAGTACTAGTACACAAAGTAGTGAGGAGGAATACTGCCCATGTGACTCttgcttgaggaaaaaaatggcttcCAAGCCAATAAGAAACCCAGTGGTGGCCACCAATGCCCCAATCATGAAAGCATTTGATTTACAGCAAATCCTGAGGTTGAAGAAAAACGACAATGAGGAAGCCTGTGTCTCAGaagcagcccaggataccaAAACAATTCCCAGCAGTTCTatggaggaagcagcagaaaatggcAACCCAAAAGAGGAGAATGATGCGGGTGAGCTCCAGCCAAATGAAATGGAGGTGGAGAGCaatgaggaaaaggaggcagaatTAAATGATGTAGGCAGCTCAGCGTTGAACGGAGATGGAGAAGGACCTGAAACAGCAGAGAGTCAAAACTGTGAGATGGAGgatgaagaaaccaaagaagaggaaaatgaagaggcagaagaagtgggggaagaaacaaaagagagagaagaagaggaagatgaagcaaaagaggaggaggaagagaaagaggaagaagaaataacgaaggcagaagaagaggaaacaaaagaggaggagggagaaacaaaagagaaagaagatgaGGAACTaaaagaggaagcagcagaggaagtggaaataaaagaggaggaagagaagcaggaggaagggaaggaggcggaagaggaagaaacaaaagaggaggaagaggaa gaagaggaaggggaagtggaagaggaagaggaagtgaaagaggaagatgaagaaacaaaagaggaggaagagggagtgaaggaggaagaggaagaaacaaaagaagaagaggaagaggaagaggaagtaaaggtggaagaggaagaaacaaaagaggaagaggaaggagaaggggaaggggaaggggaagaggaagaaacaaaagaggaggaagaggaagtgaaggaggaagaggaagaaacaaaaggggaggaggaagaggaagtgaaggaggaagaaacaaaagaggaggatgaggaagtgaaggagaaagaggaagaaaaaaaagaggagcaAGAGGAAGTGGAGGAGGATGAGGTGGAAacaaaagaggaggagaaagaggaagtGAAGGAGaatgaggaagaaacaaaagaggaggaggaagaggaagtggaggaggatgaggaagaaaaaaaagatgagggaGAGGAAGTGaaggaggatgaggaagaaaaaaaagatgagggaGAGGAAGTggatgaggatgaggaagaaacaaaagaggaggaggaagaggaagtgaaggaggatgaggaagaaaaaaaagaggaggaagaggaagtggagaaggatgaggaagaaacaaatgaggaggaggaagaggaagtgaaggaggatgaggaagaaaaaaaagaggaggaagaggaagtggagaaggatgaggaagaaacaaaagaggaggaggagggagtgaaagaggaggatgaaggaaaaaaagaagatgaagacgttaaggatgaggaagaaacaaaagaggaggagaaggtgcaagaagaggaagatgtaACAAAGGAGGatgaagaagcaaaagaagatgaggaagaaacaaaaccagaggagcaggaagtggaagaagaggaagaaaacccaaaagaggaggaggaagaagcaaaagaggaagaagaaataaataaagaggagaaggaagcaaaTGGGGAAGAGGAAGATAAAGAAGACACTCAAAATGAAGAGCAGGAAGCTGAGGAGAAGTCCAAAGCTGAAGATGAAGCTGACAATGAAGCTGAAGAAGCAGAGGAGCCAGAGGATGAAGACATTGGAGCTGATGATGTGGAAGAGATGGACAAatgcagaggagatgctggctCTGGAACTGACAATAATCCTGAAGATGTTGCAGAAGGCAATGAAGAAGCTGAGCAGGATGAAGCTGAGGCAGTGGAAGACACAAATCCAGAGTCAGAAGGTGAGTCATGTTCAGCTGAGGAAAACAACAGTGAAGGAGATGACAAATATGATGAGAATGATGAGAAACCTACCAGTGATAACCCTGacaaagcacatgaaaaacaTGAAGACAAAGGCAACAACAAGGTTTCTGAGAGTGCCTCAAAgatcaaaggcaaaaaaaccaacaaaagacTAGAGACTCTGAACAAAACAGCAGCCTATTCTTGTTATTCTTCTGTAAGAAGCTTCTCACACAAATCCCAGAAGGGGTCTGAAGATGAAGAGGAATGCAAAGATGACACTGACTTTGTGAACAACCATCCCAATGGAGAGGCTCAAACTGATGAGAGCAGCAAACCCTCACAGATGTATCCTGAcagtgaggaagaagaagaggacAAAGCATCTTCATGCACTGATCCTTTGGGAGATGAGGACCCAGCAGATGCCGAAGGTATAGGTGCAAAGGAGGTTGAACACACTGATGAAGTTCAGGcttctaaaaagaaagaagactcTGATCATATTGACCAGGATGACCTGGACTTCTAG